TGTTTCGTTAAATGCCGACGAGGCAACAAATGGCAACATGGACAGGATATTAAATGTTCTTGTTCGCTACTTTGATGAAGACATGGGGAAGGTTTTAACTCAGCACCTGGCCTCAAGAAAAGTCAACATTGCAGATGCCTCAACCCTCACACAAGAACTGACTGATATTCTTCAGTCCTACAGCCTGAACTGGGATCAGGTTGTTGGTCTGTTATTGGACAACTGCAATGTTATGAGGGGGAAAAAGTCTGGCGTAGAGACACAAGCCAGAAGAGAAAACCCATCACTCCTGGACATCAGCGGAGATACCGTTCACATGGTCTCAAATGCAGCCAAGGCCCTTTTGGATCCTTTCCAAGGATTTGTGGAAGAATTTTGCTCTGATGTTACTATGATATCCAAAAATTCCCCAAACAGAAGGAAATTTTTTCAGAGTTTCAGTCCTTACTGCATTTGGAAAAAAAGAGCCTGATACGTCCTATCAGCAGCAGGTTCCTGCAAATGCTGGAAGTGTGCAACAGGGTGCGGGAGATTATGGACCCATTGATTGTGCATTTCTACGGTTTCCTGTCCCCTCAggagcaacacaaacacaggtgagATTCATTCTTTTTATATTAGGGATGTAATCTTCATCTGCCATGTAGATTTAAACATGGGCTATAATTAATTTACTCCGGTTTAGCGGCTCCGTGTATTCACAAATAATTCAGGAATACGCGTAAGAAATGACTAGATACAGGCGAAACTGTTCATGTGAACTGTATACAAACTGTGCAATGAAGCAGGCACAGCAGCGATGACCTAGCAACGGAGACGTTTTCCAGTCCCGTCAAAGCTTATGGAGATCGTGGAGTTTCCCAAACTGAATAAATACTGCACATAAGCACTAAACTGCTTTGTTAGTTCAGTCTTGTAGTGACTAAGATATCTGctgaaaaacatatttttccatGGACAGATTCGCCTCCTTATTTCACAGCTGATGGAGGATGATCCAAACATTTCCAGTAACTCCACAGAGTTGTAATGTCCAAAAGTCAAATGTATTGAACAAAGATCAATGGAATAATTTCCAAAATGAACAACATGTTTTTATCTAACGAAATATTCCTCCTCAGTCCGTAAAAGTCCACCTTTAGTCTCTAAAAATATTTTCTCTGCGCTCACTGAACTGCTTGATCTCCGACGTGCTGCGCACAAACGAGGTACACCTGTATTAACGAGGTGGTCTAACAGCTCCGTAACAAACAGAATATTCAAGAAAGCTGAAATTGTAAATTCAGATGTTACTTAATTAAAGTAGCCTACTTCCAGTGGATTTATTCGTATTTGATATGTACGTACATGTTATATTTTCAGGACGTGGCAATGTGGACAAAAAGATTTATGTACGTTATGTATAAATTATATACAGCCTCTTCAGTATTGAGAGAAATGGATTCAACATTTTGCATTTTaaactatataaatatataagtatGATTTGTAGGTACAGTGGGTCATTCGTTcctatgtaaatgtaaaacaaattaCCCCCGTCTCCCCACAACTGACTCAATCTGTATGAGACGCCACCTAGTGGCGAGAGTAAGCAAACCTACAGGACATTTTGTGACAGCGACACTGCCCGTCCCTCATCTTCTGCATTATCCATTCATATATTCTTATTCAATTATTATCCCCAACTTTATACTACAATTTGTCTTTACTAGTAGGCCCAATTTGCATCACAGCCAAGCCTAAGTGACATTTCTTAATAACCTACATGTGGGCGGATGTGATTTAGAGCCAGTCACCAAAGTTTAATAGGgatgaaatacattttgttcTTTTAACACTGAACTTATTTTTAGGCCCACATATACTATTTATGTATTATAACGTTTATGTTATATCATGATATGCAAACTCTTGAAATAAGTCAGaacaaatatatagctttttCAGGTGTGTTGTCTGCCCTAATCTAATGTGTAGAATGCCTTTTTATGATGCAGATGGCTCCTGAACCAGGTTCTTGACAAGCATCAAGTGACACCCGATGAGAGGGCCAGGATCATTCTTCTCCGACAGCAAATGGCAAAATCTGCAAGGACTGGAACAGTGTTCAACCAAAACCGGAAGAGACGCATCTGTGTGCAGCTCTTCTCAGAGTTCGACAAGCTCACAGTCTTGATAGATCTTTACAGAGGTATGTTGAGTCACTTTTCTTTTTTGAGTGGCCTGGTCAGAGTCCTGTTCCTAGATTAAATTATGTAGTAGCTCATGCAACTTTGTCTTATACCACATATACCACCCTAAATAGCTTATAACTGTTATGTTATCAAACAGGAAAGGGGTAAAATACTTTTCAGTGTTGTTTTTTGAAAGTATGAAAGTATTTAGCTCCTGTGATCATTCACCCACTTTTCTAATCAGGTTCTAATCTGATTTTCAGGTGTGCTTCCAACATTCCAGGTGTTCCTGAAGAAGTTGCAACATGAGAAACCCATGCTCCATGTGTTGCATGCTGAGATGGTGTTGCTGGTCAGGGAACTCCTCTCTAAATTCATGAAGCCTGAAGCCATCTCCATGAGGGTGAATGATTTGCTGAAGCTTGATGTCCAGAACAGAGAGCTGCAGTACCCTGACAAAAAGTTGTCTGTGGGGAGATACAGCTTCTTTGCCCTGAACAAGGCTAGAGTGGAGAAGAAGATCTGGGTTCAGAACATCTACAGCTCTCTCAGAATAGGCTACATCAAGGCAGCAACATTCCTCCTGAAAAACCTTCCACTGAGGAATCGCACCATCACCTCTTTGTCTGCGCTGGCACCATCAATGATTCTCGAGGAATCTGTCCAAGGAGCATTCAACACCCTAGCCAAAGCTTTGCCAAATGTGGTTAAATCAGAGGAGCTTGGTCAACTGGATGATGAGGTGCGAGCCTACCAGATTGACTCAGATCTTGGGGCACAGGCCAAGTGCTATGAAGAAAATACTTCACAAATTGATGTTGACTGGTGGAGTAAAATACTTGCAAGCAAGACACCAGGAGGAGGGTTGAGATTCCCTGTCTTGGGGAAGTTGGTAAAGGCTGTTCTG
The Gadus chalcogrammus isolate NIFS_2021 unplaced genomic scaffold, NIFS_Gcha_1.0 GACHA094, whole genome shotgun sequence DNA segment above includes these coding regions:
- the LOC130378664 gene encoding uncharacterized protein LOC130378664 encodes the protein MDRILNVLVRYFDEDMGKVLTQHLASRKVNIADASTLTQELTDILQSYSLNWDQKEIFSEFQSLLHLEKKSLIRPISSRFLQMLEVCNRVREIMDPLIVHFYGFLSPQEQHKHRWLLNQVLDKHQVTPDERARIILLRQQMAKSARTGTVFNQNRKRRICVQLFSEFDKLTVLIDLYRGVLPTFQVFLKKLQHEKPMLHVLHAEMVLLVRELLSKFMKPEAISMRVNDLLKLDVQNRELQYPDKKLSVGRYSFFALNKARVEKKIWVQNIYSSLRIGYIKAATFLLKNLPLRNRTITSLSALAPSMILEESVQGAFNTLAKALPNVVKSEELGQLDDEVRAYQIDSDLGAQAKCYEENTSQIDVDWWSKILASKTPGGGLRFPVLGKLVKAVLSLFTGPLIEGSFNIMDDIIENDRVRLNIETYEGLAIIKSHMKATGTTASKMEISPA